The genomic interval AGGTATTCCTACCAGAGGGGTTTATCTTGCCAAAAGGATAAATAAAATCTTGAAAAATGCGGAGGGAATTGAACTGCCTGTTGGCAGCGTTGATGCAACTCCTTATAGAGACGATATTGGAATTAAAAAGGAACAGCCTGCATTAAAGGA from Deltaproteobacteria bacterium carries:
- a CDS encoding bifunctional pyr operon transcriptional regulator/uracil phosphoribosyltransferase (regulates pyrimidine biosynthesis by binding to the mRNA of the pyr genes, also has been shown to have uracil phosphoribosyltransferase activity); its protein translation is MTKKNVLDTKGVERAMVRIAHEIIEKNKGIKDIVLLGIPTRGVYLAKRINKILKNAEGIELPVGSVDATPYRDDIGIKKEQPALK